In a single window of the Terriglobus roseus genome:
- the plsX gene encoding phosphate acyltransferase PlsX, translating to MLTDIVLDAMGSEKGPEPEIRGAIAACRLFPVRVHLVGPENMIRPLLEEHLQGERLPIHVVHASEWISMDDKAAASVRSKKDSSMRVGLKLVREGKARGFVTAGNTGAAMATAKMVLGTLEGVDRPALATILPTQTGSPCVMLDVGANVDSDPKNLVQFALMGQIYAQNVLGIPKPRVGLLSIGEEDSKGNALTRETLPLLRALEGEQIYHFIGNVEGRDLFNGRCDVVVCDGFVGNVAIKTTEGIAKLVSESLKQTLKATITSQVGALLSRKAFKNFKKRLDYSEYGGAPLLGVRGACIIGHGSSNEVAILNAIRVASQFAQADVAHHIEASLSRIK from the coding sequence ATGCTGACTGATATCGTTCTTGACGCGATGGGCTCTGAAAAGGGCCCGGAACCGGAGATACGCGGCGCCATCGCCGCGTGCCGTCTGTTTCCTGTTCGCGTACATCTTGTTGGACCGGAGAACATGATCCGGCCGCTGCTGGAGGAACACCTCCAGGGCGAGCGTCTGCCTATTCACGTGGTTCACGCCAGTGAATGGATCAGCATGGACGACAAGGCGGCAGCGTCTGTCCGATCCAAGAAAGACTCCAGCATGCGCGTGGGCCTGAAACTGGTCCGCGAAGGCAAGGCTCGGGGTTTCGTCACGGCCGGCAATACTGGCGCCGCCATGGCCACGGCCAAGATGGTGCTGGGCACGCTGGAAGGTGTCGATCGGCCCGCGCTGGCAACTATTCTGCCCACGCAGACCGGTTCGCCCTGCGTGATGCTGGACGTCGGCGCCAACGTCGATAGTGATCCGAAGAACCTGGTGCAGTTTGCCCTGATGGGCCAGATCTACGCGCAGAACGTGCTTGGCATCCCCAAGCCGCGTGTGGGCCTGCTCTCGATCGGCGAAGAAGACAGCAAGGGCAACGCGCTCACCCGCGAAACCCTGCCGCTCCTCCGTGCCCTTGAGGGTGAGCAGATCTATCACTTCATCGGCAACGTCGAAGGCCGCGACCTGTTCAACGGCCGCTGCGATGTCGTAGTTTGCGACGGCTTCGTGGGCAACGTGGCGATCAAGACCACCGAAGGCATCGCGAAGCTTGTCTCCGAGAGCCTGAAGCAGACCTTAAAGGCGACCATCACCTCCCAGGTCGGTGCGCTGCTGAGCCGCAAGGCATTCAAGAACTTCAAGAAGCGCCTCGACTACTCCGAATATGGTGGAGCGCCGCTGCTGGGCGTTCGTGGCGCGTGCATCATCGGCCATGGATCCTCGAACGAGGTCGCGATCCTGAACGCGATCCGCGTCGCATCGCAATTCGCGCAGGCCGATGTCGCCCATCACATCGAAGCCTCGCTCAGCCGCATCAAGTAG
- the rpmF gene encoding 50S ribosomal protein L32, which produces MPNPKRRHSKQRTAKRRSHDFLTAPNSGNCPNCGERKLPHHACPKCGEYRGRAVVAAATKEA; this is translated from the coding sequence ATGCCGAATCCCAAGCGTCGCCATTCCAAGCAGCGGACCGCCAAGCGCCGCTCGCATGACTTCCTCACCGCTCCCAACTCGGGTAACTGCCCCAACTGTGGCGAGCGCAAGTTGCCGCACCACGCCTGCCCCAAGTGCGGCGAGTACCGCGGCCGCGCCGTGGTTGCCGCTGCGACGAAGGAAGCGTAA
- a CDS encoding YceD family protein: MRITPADLIPDPLPLAETIQPGTIDYAPDVRQIGPLTVKGEADRIEENRGPKDIVEDIRVRAAFIGDFELLCARCLDPIAYHADQNFDLIFRPSGVDAEAGERAISEAETEIGYYEQNGLLLEDVVREQVLLSLPDRSLCRDDCKGICARCGGNLNETACNCVETEVDTRWAALQGFGAASKSESK, from the coding sequence ATGCGCATTACCCCTGCCGACCTTATCCCCGACCCTCTGCCTCTTGCTGAGACGATCCAGCCCGGCACCATCGACTACGCTCCGGACGTTCGCCAAATCGGTCCCCTGACCGTTAAGGGCGAGGCCGACCGCATTGAAGAGAACCGCGGGCCGAAGGACATCGTCGAAGACATTCGCGTGCGGGCAGCCTTCATCGGCGATTTCGAACTGCTGTGCGCCCGCTGCCTGGATCCCATTGCGTACCACGCCGACCAGAACTTTGACCTGATCTTCCGGCCCTCTGGCGTCGATGCGGAAGCCGGCGAGCGCGCCATCAGTGAAGCTGAGACGGAAATCGGGTATTATGAACAGAACGGCCTTCTCCTGGAAGACGTGGTGCGCGAGCAGGTGTTGCTTTCCCTGCCCGATCGCTCACTCTGCCGGGACGATTGCAAGGGTATTTGCGCGCGGTGTGGCGGAAACCTGAATGAAACAGCCTGTAACTGCGTCGAGACGGAAGTCGATACGCGTTGGGCTGCGCTTCAGGGATTCGGTGCGGCAAGCAAGTCCGAAAGCAAGTAA
- a CDS encoding response regulator has translation MNAEQNLPESHVSVAPPPPPSHDSEEGASNGSQTAAPGKSRRRRRKRKNRPGEAGAAPQINAGAEGGEAAAPAAAAEGSAPPQQSNGQPQQRSRQQNANNQQGQGQAQGPGKRWKKKKFGGRAGGGDGQPRPEPGNSVQGSTGSMGARGRNRKQQSRGPRAFVGPMDHSYREANGNYADVPASTIELHGNGGRRPSNHRNNNHGNEDRMPPELLTNFRAVAIPEGAPTHIYFFIEDLFFTAKIQEAARQQGVKVAFMKPDKDIVAHLAELHDHEHPSLIVFDLNNVAAKPLTLIPKLKSKLKKGTSIVGFLSHLQGDLKAKAVEAGCDSVMPRAAFSQNLPNLLRRYGAEDEHEPNYNQ, from the coding sequence ATGAACGCAGAGCAGAACCTTCCTGAGTCGCACGTCTCCGTTGCGCCTCCGCCGCCTCCCTCGCACGACTCTGAGGAAGGCGCCTCCAACGGATCACAGACAGCAGCACCGGGAAAGAGCCGCCGCCGCCGTCGCAAGCGTAAGAACCGCCCCGGCGAGGCTGGAGCAGCTCCCCAGATCAACGCGGGCGCAGAGGGCGGCGAAGCCGCAGCTCCGGCTGCTGCCGCTGAGGGCAGTGCGCCGCCGCAGCAGTCCAACGGGCAGCCGCAGCAGCGCTCGCGCCAGCAGAATGCCAACAACCAGCAGGGTCAGGGCCAGGCACAGGGTCCGGGCAAGCGCTGGAAGAAGAAGAAGTTTGGCGGCCGAGCCGGTGGTGGGGATGGTCAGCCGCGGCCCGAACCGGGTAACAGCGTTCAGGGCAGCACCGGCTCCATGGGCGCACGCGGCCGCAATCGCAAGCAGCAGAGCCGCGGTCCTCGCGCCTTTGTCGGTCCCATGGATCACAGCTATCGCGAAGCCAATGGCAATTATGCCGATGTGCCCGCAAGCACGATCGAGCTGCATGGCAATGGCGGTCGCCGCCCGAGCAATCACCGCAATAACAATCACGGCAATGAGGACCGCATGCCGCCAGAATTGCTGACGAATTTCCGCGCCGTCGCCATTCCGGAAGGTGCTCCGACGCACATCTACTTCTTCATTGAAGACCTGTTCTTCACGGCGAAGATCCAGGAGGCCGCGCGCCAGCAGGGCGTGAAGGTCGCCTTCATGAAGCCGGACAAGGACATCGTTGCGCACCTGGCGGAGCTGCACGATCACGAGCATCCTTCGTTGATTGTGTTTGATCTGAACAATGTTGCCGCGAAGCCGCTGACGCTGATTCCGAAGCTGAAGAGCAAGCTCAAGAAGGGCACCTCCATCGTGGGCTTCCTGTCGCATCTGCAGGGTGACCTGAAGGCGAAGGCCGTCGAAGCAGGTTGCGACTCCGTGATGCCGCGTGCGGCCTTCTCGCAGAATCTGCCAAACCTTCTACGCCGTTACGGTGCAGAAGACGAGCACGAGCCGAACTACAACCAGTAA
- the moaB gene encoding molybdenum cofactor biosynthesis protein B, translating to MAISPERKFTPVRIAALTVSDTRTAATDRSGDVLVQRIAEAGHTLAARELLRDDADAIESLLQRWIADASIDVVISTGGTGITGRDVTPEAFHRVLEKQIEGFSELFRMISFQKIGPSAILSRAVAGVAAGTYLFALPGSPGAVVDAWDELLLPLLDSRNTPCNLVDLMPRLRER from the coding sequence ATGGCAATTAGTCCCGAACGTAAGTTCACGCCTGTTCGCATCGCCGCGCTTACCGTAAGTGATACGCGCACGGCTGCGACCGACCGCTCTGGCGATGTGCTGGTGCAGCGCATTGCAGAAGCGGGCCATACGCTCGCGGCGCGCGAGCTCCTGCGTGACGATGCCGATGCGATCGAAAGCCTTCTGCAGCGCTGGATTGCGGACGCTTCCATTGACGTCGTGATCAGCACCGGCGGTACAGGAATCACCGGCCGTGACGTGACGCCTGAGGCCTTTCATCGCGTGCTCGAAAAGCAGATCGAGGGATTTTCCGAGCTCTTCCGGATGATCTCGTTCCAAAAGATCGGACCGAGCGCGATTTTATCGCGCGCTGTGGCGGGTGTGGCTGCGGGGACATACTTATTCGCCCTACCCGGTTCGCCCGGTGCCGTGGTCGACGCGTGGGACGAGTTGCTTTTGCCGCTGCTCGACAGCCGCAATACGCCGTGTAATCTGGTCGACCTGATGCCGCGCCTGCGGGAACGGTAG